The stretch of DNA TCATTGTATCTAATAACGTAGTTTTAATGAGCAAGGTAGTAGAATACATCAAAGAATCTAAAAACGAGTTGTTGAATCATGTTACATGGCCTACAGCTTCAGAATTGTTTAACAGTGCAATGGTGGTTATAGTTGCTTCAGGCATCATGGCAGGAATTGTATTTGCAATGGATGAGGTATTTGGTCACGTATTGATCGAATCGTTTTACAATTTGTTCTCTTAATTCGGAGGTAAGGGATGAGTGATCAGTTAAAATGGTATGTAGTAAGAGCCGTTAGTGGTAAGGAGAAAAAGGTTAAGCAATACATAGAGGCTGAGATCAACCGCTTAGGCTTTAACCATCTCGTTCCTCAGGTGCTTATTCCAATGGAAAAAGTATACCAGATGCGTAACGGTAAAAAAATTGCCAAAGAACGCAACTTTTTCCCTGGCTATGTTCT from Solitalea canadensis DSM 3403 encodes:
- the secE gene encoding preprotein translocase subunit SecE, encoding MSKVVEYIKESKNELLNHVTWPTASELFNSAMVVIVASGIMAGIVFAMDEVFGHVLIESFYNLFS